A single window of Coffea eugenioides isolate CCC68of chromosome 7, Ceug_1.0, whole genome shotgun sequence DNA harbors:
- the LOC113778580 gene encoding uncharacterized protein LOC113778580 isoform X2, translated as MTSHGSRLVIPVDVKKKPWEQKLPLHNRWHPAIPPVAEVKTGELFRVEMVDFSGGGITKEYTAFDIKHADPSGVHYLSGPIKVTDADGIPAKPGDLLAVEICNLGPLPGDEWGFTAIFDRENGGGFLTDHFPNATKAIWYFEGIYAYSPHIPGVRFPGLTHPGIIGTAPSMELLTIWNERERTLEETGLHSLKLCEVLHARPLANLPSTKGCVLGKIQDGTPEWEKIAREAARTIPGRENGGNCDIKNLSRGSKVYLPVFVEGANLSTGDMHFSQGDGEVAFCGAIEMSGFLELKCEIIRDGMKQYLTPMGPTPLHVNPIFEIGPVEPRFSEWLVFEGISVDESGRQHFLDASVAYKRAVLNAIDYISKFGYTKEQVYLLLSCCPCEGRISGIVDSPNALATLAVPTAIFDQDIRPKANKVPAGPRVVRYPGIPQCPYEGNLPTTKNPGATV; from the exons ATGACTTCACACGGTTCTAGACTAGTGATTCCTGTTGATGTGAAGAAGAAGCCATGGGAACAAAAGCTTCCGCTTCACAACAGGTGGCATCCGGCAATACCGCCAGTTGCAGAGGTTAAAACTGGAGAGCTATTCAGGGTTGAGATGGTCGATTTCAGCGGGGGTGGGATCACAAAAGAATATACAGCTTTTGATATCAAGCATGCGGATCCCTCAGGC GTACACTATCTTAGTGGACCAATCAAGGTCACTGACGCAGATGGGATTCCAGCCAAGCCAGGTGATCTTCTTGCAGTTGAAATTTGCAACTTGGGTCCCCTTCCTGGCGATGAATGGGGCTTCACTGCAATATTCGATAGAGAGAATGGCGGAGGATTTCTGACTGACCATTTTCCAAATGCAACTAAAGCTATTTGGTACTTTGAAGGAATATATGCTTACTCTCCTCATATACCAG GAGTAAGGTTTCCAGGTTTAACCCACCCTGGAATAATAGGAACCGCGCCCTCCATGGAACTCCTTACTATATGGAATGAAAGAGAGAGAACCCTTGAAGAAACTGGTCTTCATTCTCTGAAATTATGTGAGGTATTGCATGCACGACCACTGGCAAACTTACCATCAACCAAAGGCTGCGTTCTTGGCAAG ATTCAAGACGGAACACCTGAATGGGAAAAGATTGCTCGGGAAGCAGCAAGGACTATTCCTGGAAGAGAAAATGGAGGGAATTGTGACATCAAAAACCTGAGCAGAGGTTCAAAAGTTTACCTTCCAGTCTTCGTAGAAGGAGCAAATCTGAGTACTGGAGATATGCACTTCTCCCAAGGTGATGGGGAGGTGGCATTCTGCGGGGCAATTGAGATGAGTGGTTTTCTAGAACTCAA ATGTGAGATCATAAGAGATGGCATGAAACAGTACCTCACTCCTATGGGGCCTACTCCCCTGCATGTCAATCCTATATTTGAGATAGGCCCTGTTGAACCAAGGTTTTCTGAATGGTTGGTGTTTGAGGGCATCAGCGTGGATGAAAGTGGGAGACAACACTTCCTTGATGCCAGCGTTGCTTATAAACGAGCAGTGCTGAATGCAATTGACTACATCTCAAAATTCGGGTACACTAAGGAGCAG GTCTACCTTCTACTCTCATGCTGTCCATGCGAAGGAAGGATTTCGGGAATAGTCGATTCCCCCAATGCTCTGGCCACCCTTGCAGTTCCAACTGCTATTTTTGACCAG
- the LOC113777679 gene encoding LOB domain-containing protein 37-like codes for MSCNGCRVLRKGCSENCILRPCLQWIESPEAQGHATVFVAKFFGRAGLMSFISAVPENQRPALFQSLLFEAAGRTVNPVNGAVGLLGTGNWQVCQAAVETVLRGGTLRAIPDHLVGGDSSDLDETVSECTTDMFKLHRHQDPFSINATNYLYGRSSDGSKMQKRRRKPDEQAVKVMQLADLDLSLTPGFEGGKYRCLLPEKRRLGSPSMNSEESGTTTCFESNTTDHQAGTGRERKLLSLFN; via the exons ATGAGCTGCAATGGATGCCGAGTTCTTCGAAAGGGTTGCAGTGAGAACTGCATTCTTCGGCCATGTTTGCAATGGATTGAAAGCCCCGAAGCTCAAGGCCACGCTACCGTCTTTGTAGCCAAGTTCTTCGGCCGCGCGGGCCTCATGTCTTTTATTTCCGCTGTCCCTGAAAATCAAAGGCCTG CTCTATTCCAGTCGCTGTTATTCGAAGCAGCTGGAAGGACGGTGAATCCTGTGAACGGGGCTGTGGGTTTGTTAGGGACGGGGAATTGGCAGGTTTGTCAGGCAGCGGTGGAGACGGTCCTTCGAGGCGGCACCTTGCGGGCGATTCCGGATCACCTCGTTGGTGGCGACTCATCCGACCTTGACGAGACAGTATCTGAGTGCACCACCGACATGTTTAAGCTACACCGTCATCAAGATCCTTTCAGCATAAATGCCACCAATTATCTCTACGGAAGATCGTCGGACGGTAGTAAGATGCAGAAACGGCGACGCAAGCCGGATGAACAGGCCGTCAAAGTGATGCAGTTGGCTGATCTTGATCTTAGCTTAACACCCGGTTTTGAGGGGGGTAAATATCGATGCCTTTTGCCCGAGAAGCGGCGGCTCGGTAGTCCTTCCATGAATTCTGAAGAGTCCGGGACCACCACTTGCTTCGAGAGTAATACGACTGATCATCAAGCTGGAACTGGAAGAGAGCGAAAGCTTTTGAGCTTGTTCAATTAG
- the LOC113778580 gene encoding uncharacterized protein LOC113778580 isoform X1, with translation MAPPTPRRVATVDLKKKPGEQMQPLHNRWHPEIPPVAEVKSGEVFTIEMLDWTGGAIKDDNSAVDIKILDLSVVHYLSGPIKVTDADGIPAKPGDLLAVEICNLGPLPGDEWGFTAIFDRENGGGFLTDHFPNATKAIWYFEGIYAYSPHIPGVRFPGLTHPGIIGTAPSMELLTIWNERERTLEETGLHSLKLCEVLHARPLANLPSTKGCVLGKIQDGTPEWEKIAREAARTIPGRENGGNCDIKNLSRGSKVYLPVFVEGANLSTGDMHFSQGDGEVAFCGAIEMSGFLELKCEIIRDGMKQYLTPMGPTPLHVNPIFEIGPVEPRFSEWLVFEGISVDESGRQHFLDASVAYKRAVLNAIDYISKFGYTKEQVYLLLSCCPCEGRISGIVDSPNALATLAVPTAIFDQDIRPKANKVPAGPRVVRYPGIPQCPYEGNLPTTKNPGATV, from the exons ATGGCTCCTCCAACTCCAAGAAGAGTTGCAACTGTGGACCTAAAGAAGAAACCAGGGGAGCAGATGCAACCCCTTCACAACCGTTGGCATCCAGAGATACCACCGGTGGCTGAGGTCAAGTCGGGTGAGGTATTCACAATAGAGATGCTAGATTGGACAGGAGGTGCAATCAAAGATGACAATTCTGCTGTTGATATAAAAATTTTAGACCTATCAGTT GTACACTATCTTAGTGGACCAATCAAGGTCACTGACGCAGATGGGATTCCAGCCAAGCCAGGTGATCTTCTTGCAGTTGAAATTTGCAACTTGGGTCCCCTTCCTGGCGATGAATGGGGCTTCACTGCAATATTCGATAGAGAGAATGGCGGAGGATTTCTGACTGACCATTTTCCAAATGCAACTAAAGCTATTTGGTACTTTGAAGGAATATATGCTTACTCTCCTCATATACCAG GAGTAAGGTTTCCAGGTTTAACCCACCCTGGAATAATAGGAACCGCGCCCTCCATGGAACTCCTTACTATATGGAATGAAAGAGAGAGAACCCTTGAAGAAACTGGTCTTCATTCTCTGAAATTATGTGAGGTATTGCATGCACGACCACTGGCAAACTTACCATCAACCAAAGGCTGCGTTCTTGGCAAG ATTCAAGACGGAACACCTGAATGGGAAAAGATTGCTCGGGAAGCAGCAAGGACTATTCCTGGAAGAGAAAATGGAGGGAATTGTGACATCAAAAACCTGAGCAGAGGTTCAAAAGTTTACCTTCCAGTCTTCGTAGAAGGAGCAAATCTGAGTACTGGAGATATGCACTTCTCCCAAGGTGATGGGGAGGTGGCATTCTGCGGGGCAATTGAGATGAGTGGTTTTCTAGAACTCAA ATGTGAGATCATAAGAGATGGCATGAAACAGTACCTCACTCCTATGGGGCCTACTCCCCTGCATGTCAATCCTATATTTGAGATAGGCCCTGTTGAACCAAGGTTTTCTGAATGGTTGGTGTTTGAGGGCATCAGCGTGGATGAAAGTGGGAGACAACACTTCCTTGATGCCAGCGTTGCTTATAAACGAGCAGTGCTGAATGCAATTGACTACATCTCAAAATTCGGGTACACTAAGGAGCAG GTCTACCTTCTACTCTCATGCTGTCCATGCGAAGGAAGGATTTCGGGAATAGTCGATTCCCCCAATGCTCTGGCCACCCTTGCAGTTCCAACTGCTATTTTTGACCAG